One Anopheles marshallii chromosome 3, idAnoMarsDA_429_01, whole genome shotgun sequence genomic region harbors:
- the LOC128711857 gene encoding adapter molecule Crk → MASFDVYDRSSWYFGPMSRQDATDLLLNERESGVFLVRDSTTIVGDFVLCVREDSKVSHYIINKIPSGEECFVYRIGDQTFADLPDLLSFYKLHYLDTTPLRRPMIRRLEKVIGKFDFDGSDPDDLPFKKGEILHIISKDEEQWWTARNGQGQTGQIPVPYVTRYEENIIERPNSGGGGGGGAGPGHHHHHPAGGLHHSENSNIFKSNLNRQLPALARVKQERVPNAYDETALKLSVGDVIKVLKTNINGQWEGELKGKIGHFPFTHVEFIDE, encoded by the coding sequence ATGGCATCGTTCGACGTGTACGATCGATCGAGTTGGTACTTTGGGCCGATGTCACGCCAGGACGCGACCGATTTGCTGTTGAACGAACGGGAAAGTGGAGTGTTTCTGGTGCGCGACAGTACGACCATCGTGGGTGATTTTGTGCTGTGCGTCCGGGAAGATTCGAAAGTGAGTCACTAcattataaacaaaataccatCGGGGGAAGAATGCTTCGTGTACCGTATCGGCGATCAAACGTTCGCGGACTTGCCGGATCTGTTGTCGTTTTACAAGCTGCACTATCTCGACACGACACCGCTCCGGCGGCCGATGATACGCCGACTGGAGAAGGTAATAGGCAAGTTCGATTTCGACGGAAGCGATCCGGATGATTTGCCGTTCAAAAAGGGTGAAATATTGCACATCATCAGCAAGGACGAAGAACAGTGGTGGACGGCACGCAATGGCCAGGGCCAAACGGGCCAAATACCGGTACCGTATGTGACACGATACGAGGAGAACATAATCGAGCGGCCAAATTcgggcggcggtggtggtggaggtgccGGTCCGggtcaccaccatcaccatccggCCGGTGGGTTACACCATTCGGAAAATTCGAACATATTCAAATCGAACCTTAACCGACAGCTGCCAGCACTGGCACGCGTAAAACAGGAACGGGTTCCAAATGCGTACGACGAGACCGCGCTTAAGCTGAGCGTTGGCGACGTCATCAAGGTGCTGAAGACGAACATTAATGGCCAGTGGGAGGGTGAGCTGAAGGGCAAAATTGGACACTTTCCCTTCACCCATGTGGAGTTCATCGATGAGTGA